A window of the Desulfobacterales bacterium genome harbors these coding sequences:
- a CDS encoding type II toxin-antitoxin system RelE/ParE family toxin, translating into MIEIRKTEIFAKWIDGLHDIRARARIQARVERLAGGNPGDVKAVGEGVLELRIDYGPGYRVYYKKYGQKVVILLAGGDKRTQANDIKTALRLAQNL; encoded by the coding sequence ATGATTGAAATTCGCAAGACTGAAATCTTCGCAAAATGGATTGATGGTCTGCACGATATCCGTGCCCGTGCTCGTATCCAAGCCCGGGTTGAGAGACTGGCAGGCGGGAATCCCGGAGATGTTAAGGCAGTAGGTGAAGGCGTTTTAGAGTTGCGAATTGACTATGGACCCGGCTATCGGGTGTATTACAAAAAGTACGGGCAAAAGGTGGTAATTTTATTGGCTGGCGGCGATAAGCGGACCCAAGCCAACGATATCAAAACCGCCTTGCGCCTAGCACAGAACTTATAG
- a CDS encoding DOMON-like domain-containing protein has translation MEQKTIRLQPFQVQAAVELDITCTIGRQSHLLKVDFRLQGDLKAVAIPTPARRPARHHQLWENTCLECFVSAEGSQAYWEFNLSPSGDWNLYRFDDYRRDMREEPAIPELILNMQKEPNLLCLGCMIDLGGLGLDRQTLDMGVAAVVRSSDGRNTYHAAAHPGPKPDFHHREAFILKVSP, from the coding sequence ATGGAACAGAAAACCATCCGGCTTCAGCCTTTCCAAGTCCAGGCCGCAGTCGAACTGGACATCACCTGCACCATCGGCCGGCAATCCCACCTGCTGAAGGTTGACTTCAGGCTGCAGGGCGACCTGAAAGCCGTTGCAATTCCAACGCCTGCCAGGCGTCCGGCGCGCCATCACCAGTTGTGGGAAAACACCTGCCTGGAATGCTTTGTGTCTGCCGAAGGCTCTCAAGCCTACTGGGAATTCAACCTGTCTCCGTCCGGAGACTGGAACCTCTACCGATTCGACGATTACCGCCGGGACATGCGTGAGGAACCGGCGATCCCGGAATTAATCTTGAATATGCAAAAAGAACCGAACCTGCTGTGTCTGGGCTGCATGATTGACCTGGGCGGCCTCGGACTGGATCGGCAAACGCTGGACATGGGTGTCGCAGCCGTTGTCCGGTCCAGTGACGGCCGGAACACCTACCATGCAGCCGCCCATCCGGGCCCGAAACCCGATTTTCATCACCGGGAAGCCTTCATTCTGAAAGTGTCGCCATAG